One Tolypothrix bouteillei VB521301 DNA window includes the following coding sequences:
- a CDS encoding response regulator gives MDRQPLVLVVEQNLHYLELVNSYFKILKLPCICAKQGVKALILAQTHQPDLILLDPALPDLSGLQVIHYLKHTQKTMAIPIIGMTASIKEQDGNNLLLAGADRYIRKPFYLHELQIAINCYFSNLKSSN, from the coding sequence ATGGATAGACAGCCATTAGTTTTGGTTGTAGAGCAAAATCTACACTATTTAGAATTAGTCAACTCTTATTTTAAGATACTTAAGTTGCCATGTATTTGTGCAAAACAAGGAGTCAAGGCTTTAATTTTGGCACAAACACATCAACCGGACTTAATTTTACTAGATCCTGCGCTCCCTGATTTAAGTGGACTACAAGTGATTCATTACTTGAAGCATACTCAAAAGACAATGGCAATTCCTATCATTGGGATGACAGCTTCAATAAAAGAACAAGATGGAAATAATCTGCTTCTTGCTGGTGCCGATCGCTATATTCGTAAACCTTTCTATCTTCACGAGTTACAAATAGCTATAAATTGCTATTTTAGTAACCTGAAATCCTCTAATTAG
- a CDS encoding diguanylate cyclase — MLIQNQESENKYQDVTLAVLEDTQTLKNHADLLIVDDNIANLTLLFTILSQQGYKVRKALGGEAALKTIFLEPPDLILLDIKMPGIDGYAVCTQLKASPQTREIPIIFLSALDEAVDKIRAFEVGGEDYITKPFLAEEVLIRIRYQLNIQKQRQQLKEHNRLLQKEIQERKQAEAATQLLLTTIHAVHQASDFKDALKILLCMVRQAIDWDYGEGWILDDGTITLQLSQTCHDPMHDLSLMQFHQARLGITFTDGVGLLGRVWVTQQSEWIEDVSQKQAPVFLRTEAANRAGLKAAFGVPIVLQEQVLAVLVFFKRSPLPYDPKLVQLVNAVAIELAEFIQRKQTEEALIRTNHELQRLATLDGLTQVNNRRCFDEVLEREWQRLQRRQAFLALIMCDIDYFKFYNDCYGHVAGDNCLKEVAHAIVRACKRPADLVARYGGEEFAVLLPETDIEGAICIAQQIRQQVAKLAIPHAGSRASTHVTLSMGIASLIPTPESLQEKLIVTADRALYKAKAQGRDTYHI, encoded by the coding sequence ATGTTGATTCAAAACCAGGAGTCTGAGAATAAGTATCAAGATGTAACCCTGGCAGTTCTGGAGGATACACAAACCCTCAAAAATCATGCTGATTTATTGATTGTTGATGATAATATCGCTAACCTTACTCTACTTTTTACTATTCTCAGTCAACAAGGATACAAAGTTCGGAAAGCGCTCGGTGGTGAAGCCGCGTTAAAAACAATTTTCTTAGAGCCACCCGATCTCATTTTGTTGGATATTAAAATGCCAGGGATAGATGGGTATGCTGTTTGTACCCAATTAAAAGCATCTCCTCAAACTCGTGAAATTCCCATTATCTTCCTGAGTGCTTTAGATGAAGCAGTCGATAAAATTAGAGCTTTTGAGGTTGGAGGTGAAGACTACATCACCAAACCGTTCCTAGCGGAAGAAGTTTTGATCCGAATTCGCTATCAACTTAATATTCAAAAGCAACGCCAACAACTTAAGGAACACAATCGGCTGCTGCAAAAGGAGATTCAAGAGCGAAAGCAAGCTGAAGCAGCAACTCAGCTGTTGTTAACCACAATTCATGCTGTTCATCAAGCATCTGATTTTAAGGATGCTTTAAAAATCCTTTTATGTATGGTACGTCAAGCCATCGATTGGGATTACGGCGAAGGTTGGATTTTAGATGACGGTACGATTACTTTACAACTGAGTCAAACTTGTCACGATCCAATGCACGATTTATCACTTATGCAATTTCATCAGGCGCGATTGGGCATAACCTTTACTGATGGTGTTGGATTGCTGGGTCGGGTTTGGGTCACTCAGCAATCGGAGTGGATTGAAGATGTTTCACAAAAGCAAGCGCCTGTTTTTTTGAGGACGGAAGCAGCTAATCGTGCTGGATTGAAAGCGGCTTTTGGTGTGCCAATTGTGTTGCAGGAGCAAGTGCTTGCTGTTTTGGTTTTTTTCAAGCGATCGCCATTGCCTTACGATCCAAAGTTAGTACAATTAGTTAATGCTGTTGCGATTGAGCTAGCTGAATTTATACAGCGAAAGCAAACAGAGGAAGCATTGATACGCACCAACCACGAACTACAGCGCTTGGCGACTCTGGATGGGTTAACACAAGTCAACAATCGGCGCTGTTTTGATGAAGTACTGGAACGGGAATGGCAAAGGCTTCAACGCAGACAGGCTTTTTTGGCATTAATTATGTGCGATATCGATTATTTCAAATTCTATAACGATTGCTACGGTCATGTAGCAGGGGATAATTGTCTTAAAGAAGTCGCTCATGCGATCGTGCGTGCGTGCAAACGTCCCGCAGATTTAGTTGCTCGCTATGGTGGAGAAGAATTTGCTGTACTGCTTCCCGAAACTGATATAGAGGGCGCTATTTGCATAGCACAACAGATCCGACAGCAAGTTGCCAAGTTAGCCATTCCTCACGCAGGCTCTAGAGCAAGTACTCACGTAACACTTAGTATGGGAATTGCTAGCTTGATTCCTACACCAGAGTCTTTGCAGGAAAAGCTGATCGTTACTGCCGATCGAGCACTCTATAAAGCCAAAGCACAAGGACGCGACACCTATCACATATGA
- a CDS encoding superoxide dismutase family protein — protein sequence MKIKLPIKHIFVLGLTLGLIIVTKLAVIQPSMAQGLSVAQTYIEGKNITGTLFFIERKDGSVQIKGEIQGDLTPGLHGLHIHSAGVCDPDVQPAFTTSGGHFDPGPFGSEVPVEANHPFHSGDLPNLYVDENGYAKYNVVTSRVTLRESPVTVFDDNGSAIIIHQLQDLQQAEGLAAQAGGGRIACGVITHSYSS from the coding sequence ATGAAGATTAAATTACCAATAAAGCATATATTTGTCCTCGGGCTTACTCTTGGCTTGATAATAGTTACCAAACTTGCAGTCATACAACCGAGCATGGCACAGGGTCTATCAGTAGCACAAACTTACATTGAAGGTAAAAACATCACTGGTACTTTATTTTTCATAGAGCGAAAAGATGGATCTGTACAAATTAAAGGTGAGATCCAAGGAGATCTGACACCCGGTTTGCACGGGCTTCACATTCATTCCGCAGGCGTCTGCGATCCCGATGTCCAACCTGCTTTCACCACCAGTGGCGGACACTTTGACCCCGGTCCTTTTGGTTCGGAAGTTCCTGTCGAAGCCAACCATCCCTTCCATTCAGGTGATTTACCAAACTTATATGTCGATGAAAACGGTTACGCAAAGTACAATGTAGTAACCAGCCGCGTCACTCTACGTGAAAGCCCTGTCACTGTATTTGACGACAATGGCAGCGCAATTATCATTCACCAATTGCAGGATTTACAACAAGCAGAAGGGCTAGCAGCACAAGCAGGTGGAGGACGGATAGCCTGTGGAGTTATAACGCATTCCTATTCCTCTTAA
- a CDS encoding DUF2294 domain-containing protein, protein MSKPTIGELEREITNRLRSFYNKELGHRPGKIICQFFDTELVISIENSVTRSEQVLKTAGCDSLAEQVRINLNKIISPQIKKIIEEVVQKSVLDLISNTSLATERTGILVVLEDLPEVRNRESIPKAN, encoded by the coding sequence ATGTCTAAACCTACCATTGGAGAACTAGAAAGAGAAATTACAAATCGACTCCGTTCCTTTTATAATAAGGAATTGGGACATCGTCCAGGTAAAATTATCTGTCAATTTTTTGATACAGAACTAGTAATTTCTATAGAAAACTCTGTAACCCGCTCGGAACAAGTTTTAAAGACAGCAGGCTGCGATTCTTTAGCCGAACAAGTGCGAATAAATTTAAACAAAATTATCAGTCCTCAGATCAAAAAAATAATTGAAGAAGTTGTTCAAAAATCTGTTCTAGATTTAATAAGTAATACAAGTTTGGCGACGGAACGTACTGGAATTTTAGTTGTTTTAGAGGACTTACCAGAAGTACGGAATCGAGAGAGCATTCCTAAAGCTAATTAG
- a CDS encoding DMT family transporter, translating to MFVNLLINSLGEIAALSAASIWAFTAIVDNGLGQKISPWKMTLLKASIGIVAIVLTILWQGIGFPILNPVSIGFLLLSGVIGICFSDTCYFQALYCLGPRRALLLQTLTSPFSALLAYAYLHESLSLINWLGMGVTLVGVAWVIGEENSEKSHSNRSPKLQTGIIFGVLASMGQAIGAVLSRAALTQTSINPLWSTLLRLSAGVAVLLLWYFLQKRKHFPHRKQQKIFGGLPMGTVTISAFFGTFVGGCLQQTAFKYTATGVAQALCATSPAFILPIAMWMGEKVSSRAIQGVLIAFAGIGLLLGHV from the coding sequence ATGTTTGTCAATTTATTAATAAATTCTTTAGGGGAAATTGCAGCACTAAGTGCTGCTTCAATTTGGGCATTTACTGCGATCGTGGATAACGGCTTAGGTCAAAAAATTTCTCCTTGGAAAATGACCTTATTGAAAGCGTCAATTGGAATTGTTGCTATTGTTTTAACTATACTTTGGCAAGGAATTGGGTTCCCAATTTTAAATCCTGTAAGTATTGGATTTTTGTTGTTAAGCGGTGTAATAGGAATTTGTTTTAGCGATACTTGTTATTTTCAAGCACTTTACTGTCTTGGACCCAGGCGGGCTTTGCTCTTGCAAACATTAACTTCTCCTTTCTCTGCTTTACTAGCTTATGCTTACTTGCATGAGAGCCTCAGCCTCATTAACTGGTTGGGTATGGGAGTTACTCTTGTTGGGGTTGCTTGGGTCATAGGCGAAGAGAATTCTGAAAAGAGCCATAGCAATCGATCTCCCAAATTGCAAACAGGAATTATATTCGGTGTTTTAGCATCTATGGGACAGGCTATTGGAGCCGTCTTGTCTAGAGCTGCTTTAACTCAAACGAGTATCAATCCTTTATGGAGTACGCTACTGCGTCTAAGTGCAGGCGTTGCAGTATTGTTACTGTGGTATTTTCTTCAAAAAAGAAAGCATTTCCCGCACAGAAAACAACAGAAGATATTTGGTGGATTACCCATGGGTACAGTTACTATAAGTGCTTTTTTTGGAACCTTTGTGGGTGGGTGCTTGCAACAAACCGCTTTCAAGTACACGGCGACAGGAGTGGCGCAAGCACTTTGTGCTACCAGCCCCGCGTTTATTTTACCAATTGCTATGTGGATGGGTGAGAAAGTCAGTTCCCGTGCTATTCAAGGTGTGCTCATTGCCTTTGCGGGAATTGGTTTATTATTGGGACACGTATAA
- a CDS encoding ABC transporter permease, which yields MTNDKRLILSPILAIAAALLVGAILILIAGANPIAAYTALFQESLTTYFGFGNTLTKMAPLLLTSLGVLVALRAGQFNIGGEGQIYLGALGSALVGLYVTGLPSWIHIPLALTSGFLFAAIWGFIPGYLKAMQGVNEVISTLLLNYIAFNFISYLVQNPLKAPDAPSPYSSEIAQSAYLPIILPDSLAHAGILLALLVAGIVWVLLVLSPLGYQIAAVGFNPVASRYGGISVKRTIVLVMALAGGLAGLAGAIEVMGAKYRLYEVVSPGYGFDAIAIAFLSRGSVTGVVFASLFFGALRSGANVMQRSAGVPVTVVYVIQGLTVLFIAVSLAIEGKIRANS from the coding sequence ATGACCAATGACAAACGACTTATCTTATCCCCTATCTTAGCGATCGCAGCAGCACTGCTCGTTGGTGCAATTCTTATTTTAATTGCTGGAGCAAATCCTATTGCTGCTTACACGGCTTTGTTTCAGGAGTCTTTGACAACATACTTTGGTTTTGGCAATACGCTAACCAAAATGGCACCATTATTGTTAACAAGTTTGGGGGTTTTAGTCGCTCTACGTGCTGGCCAGTTTAACATTGGTGGAGAAGGGCAAATTTATCTCGGTGCTTTAGGAAGTGCTTTGGTAGGGTTGTACGTTACCGGATTGCCTTCATGGATTCATATTCCTTTAGCATTGACTTCTGGGTTCTTGTTTGCAGCAATTTGGGGTTTCATACCGGGTTACCTGAAAGCCATGCAAGGAGTTAATGAGGTAATCTCAACTCTGCTGTTAAACTACATTGCTTTTAACTTTATTAGCTATCTCGTACAAAATCCTCTAAAAGCACCTGATGCACCCAGCCCTTATTCCTCAGAAATTGCTCAGTCTGCTTATTTACCCATAATTTTACCAGACAGTCTTGCTCATGCAGGAATTTTACTGGCGTTACTGGTTGCAGGGATTGTCTGGGTATTGTTGGTGCTGTCACCTCTAGGTTATCAAATTGCTGCCGTGGGATTTAATCCTGTAGCTTCGCGTTACGGTGGTATTTCTGTAAAACGCACCATCGTGCTTGTTATGGCGCTAGCAGGTGGTTTAGCAGGATTAGCTGGGGCTATTGAGGTGATGGGAGCAAAATATCGCCTATATGAAGTTGTTTCTCCCGGTTATGGATTTGATGCGATCGCCATAGCATTCCTCAGTCGCGGTAGTGTAACAGGTGTTGTATTCGCTTCTCTGTTTTTTGGTGCTTTAAGGAGTGGTGCAAACGTCATGCAACGCAGCGCTGGGGTTCCGGTAACAGTAGTTTATGTCATTCAAGGTTTGACGGTGCTGTTTATTGCTGTTAGTCTGGCAATAGAAGGAAAAATTAGGGCTAATAGCTAA
- the rnc gene encoding ribonuclease III yields MHKLLTFRNEKLLRHALTHRSYVHENPDAGEHNERLEFLGDALLTFLSAEYLHRRHPDKEEDELTRRRSALVDEKQLAKFAMEVGLDLRMRLGKGAIREGGYHNPNLLSSTFEAVIAAYYLDNDSDTEAVRQIIEPLFDSVPQKVVESRSSIDSKNKFQEWVQRNVTQTPPKYVTVQAGGSSHAPEFTAKVLVNNRVYGEGKGRSKKDAEKAAAEDALARVKK; encoded by the coding sequence ATGCACAAACTGTTGACATTCCGAAATGAAAAACTTTTGCGCCATGCTCTCACTCACCGTTCTTATGTCCATGAAAACCCAGATGCAGGAGAACACAACGAACGTCTGGAATTTCTAGGAGATGCTTTGCTAACTTTTTTAAGTGCTGAATATCTCCATCGCCGCCATCCAGATAAGGAAGAAGACGAACTCACTCGGCGACGTTCCGCACTTGTTGATGAAAAGCAACTGGCAAAGTTTGCTATGGAAGTTGGCTTAGACTTAAGGATGCGGTTGGGCAAAGGAGCGATTCGAGAAGGTGGGTACCACAATCCCAATTTGCTTAGCAGCACCTTTGAAGCAGTCATAGCCGCCTACTACTTAGACAACGATTCAGATACAGAAGCGGTTCGTCAAATTATAGAACCACTTTTTGATTCCGTACCACAAAAAGTTGTTGAATCTCGCTCTAGCATAGATTCAAAGAATAAGTTTCAAGAATGGGTACAGCGTAATGTGACTCAAACACCTCCCAAATATGTTACAGTCCAAGCTGGTGGTTCTTCCCACGCTCCTGAATTCACAGCCAAAGTACTTGTAAATAATCGCGTATACGGCGAAGGTAAGGGACGCAGCAAAAAAGATGCTGAAAAGGCGGCGGCTGAGGATGCACTGGCTCGTGTCAAAAAATGA
- a CDS encoding HlyD family secretion protein yields the protein MESLNSSQQTQQVTGLNEQTTLVSQQEAIATHSTQTTTHHKKSVSPSASHIVPKVTIGVLLGTGAIASGVYGYRSWEFAQKYQVTDNAFITANIQPVTSRVSGIVTEIAINDNQMVSPGAVLVKLDSRDYEVSVSQAKASLELAKQQAAQVRESMKAAVINTINIPEPIATKSAKTGTQGAKSTSKNKQVQQPERIQKVSQLTPANQQKEIDEQKYKTALAAIAQKETELKKAQLQLSYTKIAALLPGKVGNKNVQIGQQVQPGQTLITVVEPNPWIVANFKETQLEKIQPGQKVDIKMTAFPSHKFRGTVESMSPTSFGKFTPLPQESQVSSSTKNLDEQRIPVKIVFEPQSIRGFESRLTPGMSATVTVTIK from the coding sequence ATGGAAAGCCTAAATTCTTCACAACAAACCCAGCAAGTCACAGGACTAAACGAACAAACAACTTTAGTGTCGCAGCAAGAGGCGATCGCTACTCATTCCACTCAGACAACAACTCATCACAAAAAATCTGTCTCGCCCTCTGCAAGCCATATAGTCCCTAAAGTGACAATTGGCGTGTTGTTAGGTACGGGAGCGATCGCTTCTGGGGTGTACGGTTATCGTTCTTGGGAATTTGCTCAAAAATATCAAGTCACTGACAATGCTTTTATCACTGCAAATATTCAACCCGTTACATCACGTGTATCGGGAATAGTCACAGAAATTGCTATAAATGATAACCAAATGGTATCTCCTGGAGCGGTGTTGGTGAAACTCGATTCCCGCGATTATGAAGTCTCTGTGTCCCAAGCAAAAGCGTCTCTAGAGTTAGCCAAACAACAAGCAGCACAGGTACGAGAGAGTATGAAAGCTGCGGTTATTAACACAATTAATATTCCAGAACCAATTGCCACAAAATCTGCAAAGACAGGAACACAGGGTGCTAAATCAACCAGCAAGAACAAACAAGTCCAACAACCCGAGCGCATACAGAAAGTCTCGCAGTTGACACCCGCTAACCAGCAAAAAGAAATTGACGAGCAAAAGTACAAAACCGCTCTCGCTGCGATCGCGCAGAAAGAAACTGAGTTAAAAAAAGCACAACTCCAGTTATCCTACACTAAGATTGCTGCGCTGCTACCCGGAAAAGTAGGTAATAAAAACGTTCAAATAGGACAGCAGGTGCAACCAGGACAAACCCTGATTACAGTTGTAGAACCAAATCCTTGGATTGTGGCTAACTTTAAAGAAACACAGTTAGAAAAAATACAGCCCGGTCAAAAAGTAGATATCAAGATGACAGCTTTCCCCAGCCACAAATTTCGTGGTACGGTGGAGAGTATGTCTCCTACATCTTTTGGTAAATTTACTCCTTTGCCACAAGAGAGTCAGGTATCATCATCTACAAAAAATTTGGACGAGCAAAGAATACCTGTCAAGATAGTGTTTGAGCCGCAGAGCATTCGCGGTTTTGAATCGCGCTTAACTCCCGGAATGTCAGCAACTGTCACGGTTACAATTAAGTAA
- a CDS encoding fasciclin domain-containing protein, with product MADIVDTAVNAGSFNTLVAAVKAANLVDTLKGAGPFTVFAPTDEAFAKLPEGTVDGLLQDIPKLTQILTYHVVPGKVTSSEVVNLTSATTVEGSSVKIDASNGGVKVNDAIVTTPDVTADNGVIHVIDKVLLPA from the coding sequence ATGGCTGACATTGTTGATACTGCTGTTAATGCCGGTTCCTTTAACACTCTAGTTGCTGCAGTTAAAGCTGCCAATTTAGTAGATACACTAAAAGGCGCTGGTCCATTCACTGTTTTTGCGCCTACAGATGAAGCTTTTGCTAAGCTTCCAGAAGGTACGGTAGACGGATTACTTCAAGACATTCCAAAGCTCACACAAATCTTGACCTATCACGTTGTTCCTGGCAAAGTGACTTCATCTGAAGTAGTTAACTTAACTTCAGCGACTACTGTTGAAGGATCGTCCGTGAAAATTGATGCTTCTAATGGTGGCGTCAAGGTGAATGATGCAATAGTTACAACACCTGATGTTACTGCTGATAACGGTGTTATCCATGTCATTGACAAAGTGTTGCTTCCTGCATAA
- a CDS encoding MFS transporter, with protein sequence MCPIAIGIGLIAFALSTEVLLSLLMLVVVGGGGILQVSCSNTIVQTLVEDDKRGKVMSLYSLAMIGTLLLGNLIAGSLAHYIGAPNTTIRSGIVCLLESVWFARHLPLLTSWIVNRTSHNLKSTVN encoded by the coding sequence TTGTGTCCTATTGCGATCGGGATTGGACTCATTGCCTTTGCACTATCGACAGAGGTCTTGCTTTCGTTGTTGATGCTAGTGGTGGTTGGCGGCGGTGGAATACTTCAGGTTTCTTGCAGTAACACGATTGTCCAAACCCTAGTAGAAGACGATAAGCGTGGCAAGGTGATGAGTCTTTATTCTCTTGCTATGATTGGCACGTTACTTTTAGGTAACTTAATAGCTGGTAGTCTAGCACACTACATTGGCGCTCCTAATACAACAATCAGAAGTGGTATTGTTTGCCTTTTAGAATCGGTTTGGTTTGCGCGACACTTACCCCTTCTCACAAGTTGGATTGTTAATCGAACTAGCCACAATTTAAAAAGTACGGTAAACTGA
- a CDS encoding ABC transporter ATP-binding protein: MPYLCLEKITKSFGSFVANDNVSFSVEYGTIHAILGENGAGKTTLMNILSGLYQPDGGQIYLEEKAVKITSPSAAITLGIGMIHQHFMLVPQLTVTENIILGTSNSWRLNFRQKKQEIAALCQTYGLDVDPTAKVGNLPVGVQQRVEILKVLYRKAKLLILDEPTAVLTPSEVASLVATLRQLAASGHIIIFISHKLDEVISLCDTITVLRRGKVVANTTTQEITAQKLAELMVGREVALKLDKLAATPGKVVLSARELYVVDDRGALAVRNVSFELRSGEVLGIAGVDGNGQRELADALTGLRTVKHGKIALSSDSLSQRILGYIPEDRQKMGLVLQFNIAENLILKAFRKLPFCRRFLLQGKAIKNHAKSAMQEFDIRASSEAVKVSQLSGGNQQKVVLARELAGEPMFIVAMQPTRGLDVGATEAVQQRLLAQRDRGAAILYVSTELEEVMAIGDRIAVMYGGEFVAILDARTTTVGEIGFLMGGGTREQGGQGRQGGQGENHRYDT, from the coding sequence ATGCCGTACTTGTGCTTGGAAAAAATTACCAAAAGCTTTGGCTCATTCGTAGCTAATGACAACGTTAGCTTTAGTGTTGAATATGGAACCATTCATGCCATATTGGGTGAAAATGGTGCAGGTAAGACTACGTTAATGAATATTCTCAGTGGTCTGTATCAACCTGATGGCGGTCAGATATATTTGGAGGAAAAAGCTGTCAAAATAACTTCTCCAAGTGCAGCTATTACATTGGGTATTGGCATGATTCACCAACACTTCATGCTAGTTCCGCAGTTAACTGTTACAGAAAATATTATTTTGGGGACATCAAATAGCTGGCGTCTCAATTTCCGTCAAAAAAAACAAGAAATAGCAGCTTTATGCCAAACTTACGGCTTAGATGTTGACCCAACGGCTAAAGTAGGCAATTTACCAGTGGGAGTGCAGCAGCGAGTTGAAATTCTCAAAGTTCTTTATCGTAAAGCAAAATTATTGATTCTTGATGAACCCACAGCAGTCTTGACACCGTCGGAAGTCGCATCCTTAGTGGCGACTTTGCGACAACTAGCAGCTAGCGGACATATCATTATTTTTATCAGTCACAAGTTGGATGAGGTGATAAGCTTGTGCGATACAATCACGGTTTTGCGTCGGGGAAAAGTAGTTGCAAATACGACGACTCAAGAGATAACTGCTCAAAAATTAGCTGAATTGATGGTTGGGCGTGAGGTGGCTCTGAAGTTAGATAAATTGGCTGCAACACCAGGGAAAGTTGTATTGTCAGCACGGGAATTATACGTCGTAGATGACCGAGGTGCGCTCGCAGTTCGTAATGTCTCATTTGAACTGCGATCGGGGGAAGTTTTGGGAATTGCGGGGGTAGATGGTAACGGACAGCGAGAATTGGCTGATGCATTAACTGGCTTGCGAACTGTGAAGCACGGAAAAATTGCGTTGAGTTCCGATTCTTTGTCACAAAGAATTTTAGGATATATTCCAGAAGATAGGCAAAAAATGGGTTTAGTATTGCAGTTTAATATTGCTGAAAATCTGATTTTGAAAGCTTTTAGGAAATTGCCCTTCTGTCGTCGCTTTTTGTTACAGGGTAAAGCGATAAAGAATCATGCCAAGTCTGCTATGCAAGAGTTTGATATCCGGGCGAGTAGCGAAGCCGTCAAAGTCAGTCAGCTTTCAGGGGGAAATCAACAAAAAGTGGTGCTAGCAAGGGAACTTGCAGGGGAACCAATGTTCATTGTGGCTATGCAACCAACACGGGGACTCGATGTAGGTGCAACTGAAGCAGTACAGCAACGATTATTAGCCCAACGCGATCGCGGTGCTGCTATTTTGTACGTCTCCACAGAGTTAGAGGAAGTTATGGCGATCGGCGATCGTATTGCGGTGATGTATGGGGGTGAGTTTGTTGCTATTTTGGATGCAAGAACCACTACTGTAGGAGAAATTGGGTTTTTAATGGGAGGGGGGACGAGGGAACAAGGAGGACAAGGGAGACAAGGGGGACAAGGAGAGAATCACAGGTATGATACTTAA
- a CDS encoding ABC transporter permease: protein MINFFSDYLVSSLRLSVPLAFAALGGLFSERSGVLNIALEGMLLIGAFTSAAATFYTGNVWLGVLASICVGGLTGLLHAFLSVSLRVNQLVSGLAINLVASGLTSFLSRLVFGGGNAQGIPGINPIRVPLLADIPVIGALLFRQDVLVYLLFLLVFLSTYVLFHTSYGLTLRAVGEYPSAADTSGVSVERVRYLAVITSGCLTGLGGAYLSLVQVKYFAEGMSAGKGFIAIAALIFGRWNPIGTALACLLFGATEALQLRIQALGGKLPYQFLIMLPYAIALFALMGKKNKSTPPAALGVPYWREKNR, encoded by the coding sequence ATGATTAACTTCTTTTCCGATTATTTAGTGTCTAGTCTGCGCCTTTCAGTACCTCTCGCATTTGCAGCACTGGGGGGTCTGTTCTCAGAAAGGTCGGGGGTATTGAATATTGCTTTGGAAGGAATGTTATTAATTGGTGCTTTTACAAGTGCTGCTGCAACTTTTTACACTGGTAATGTCTGGCTTGGTGTCCTTGCTTCCATCTGTGTTGGAGGATTGACGGGATTACTTCATGCTTTTTTATCTGTGTCTTTACGTGTGAATCAGTTAGTTTCTGGACTAGCAATCAATCTTGTTGCTTCTGGTTTAACATCATTTCTGTCTCGGTTGGTATTTGGTGGTGGGAATGCTCAAGGTATCCCAGGAATTAACCCAATTAGGGTTCCTCTTCTTGCAGATATTCCAGTTATAGGAGCTTTACTTTTCCGACAAGATGTTCTCGTCTACTTACTATTTCTCTTAGTTTTTCTCAGTACATATGTATTGTTTCACACTAGCTACGGTCTAACTTTACGAGCTGTTGGCGAATATCCCAGTGCGGCTGATACATCTGGCGTTTCAGTAGAACGGGTACGTTACTTGGCTGTCATAACGAGTGGTTGTCTGACTGGGTTGGGTGGTGCTTACTTAAGTTTAGTGCAAGTCAAATACTTTGCTGAAGGAATGAGTGCAGGCAAAGGTTTTATTGCCATTGCAGCACTTATCTTTGGTCGGTGGAATCCTATAGGAACGGCTTTAGCTTGTTTGTTATTTGGCGCAACTGAAGCTTTACAATTGCGAATTCAAGCATTGGGTGGAAAGCTCCCCTATCAGTTTTTAATTATGCTACCTTATGCGATCGCACTCTTTGCCCTAATGGGAAAAAAGAACAAGTCTACTCCTCCTGCTGCATTGGGCGTACCTTATTGGAGAGAAAAGAATAGATAA